The region GCGACCTGCTCCGGAAATGTCATTGCGCCAGCGGTCAAATGAATAAAAACCACCTTGGCTGCCATCCATATACAGCTCAACGTCACCAGTAAATTTGCCATAGCCATCAGCAGCATCGACTAAGTTGATGCGACCCCAGCCACGAGATTTGTTGATTACTGGGTAGTTGGAATCGATTTCTGTGGTCGCTAGAACTGCACGACGCTGTGCAGCTGAAAGGTAAGGTAGGCGACTTGCTAATAACACTTCTGCACCTTTTGGTACTTCCACATCATTGCTCTCTTCGTCTAACTTACTGAAACCATAGGTAAGATACGCACGATAACGCTCTTTCATCGCTGAGTGGTCTGAATACGCGTCGGTTGCAGAACATGGATTGGTACTGTCGGTGCTGCAATGAGCATAGTCGTACAGGGAATCGTAATCTGAGCCCATTTTTTCTGTGAAATAAGCATTTGCTTGTTCAACAGCAGCTTGAGCGATAGCGCTATTATCGCTGTCATACAGTGTTGCTGCCGTCACTGCTGTGCCCATAATACGCCCCCCGATCACATCCAGAGGAGAGTGCATTGCTGCCACGATGCGGTTTTCTCCTAGATCGGCGGCTCGTGCCACCATCTCTTGGAAACGCTCAGGCATCGCATAAGCAAACCCAAGACCACGGTCGAAGGCTTCAGTGGTGTGTCCACTTGGGAATGCACCATCTTTGGCGCGCCCAGACACCCAGTCAGTTCCCGCAACCCCAGATGTCGCGCCTGAGTAACCTTCGCTATAGCTAGTGGTACTGTTTTTGGTGTAAATGGTGCGCGCGGCACACAGTAAGCCTTTCATCGGTGTCACGATGGCCGATGTTGGGCGGTCGTAATATTTGGTCTCATCAAGGGTCGTGCCATCTGCTGCTACACAGCTGTCGGTCTGCAATTCACTTGCCGTCGTGAAGGCCGCAACCGAGTAATCACTCTCCATGCGCCAAGGACGCGGTGACTCAAAGTGGTATTTAGGTGCTTCTGTTGATGCGCCGTAGGCTGCAATGGTGTTCAGTAAAGTGACGACAGAGCTTAAGTCGGTGTCAGACGTGCTGCCATAGCCTGTTCTTAGGCTGCTAACCCCTTCAACATCATACAATTCATTTTGATAAGTGGTATTGATGACATCAAGGGTTTTGCCGTTGATCACCACGTTGTCGTTACTGTCGGTACTGTATGGAGAGGTCGAGCCTGCGCCCGTGCGATACTCGGTAGCCCAAGGTCCTAAGCCGGAGGTAAGGCTGTAGCCTTTATCGCGTTGGTCATCAAGGTAGGCGAGTGTCATGGCGGCTTTGTCACTGCGATCAATATCGGCAGTGGTTTGCCCTTGGCGAGTGAGGCTAGCAACGTAGTCGAAGTTTTCTTGCCAAATCGTTGAGTCCAACGTGGCTTCATTCGCAAAGCTCAGTTGCAGCGCAATACCGGTACTATTCGATGCGCCACCAGACACACCGGCTATCCCATTCACTGAAGTTAATGCGCTATTGCCGTTATTGGCCCAAGTGTCATCACCTAGATACCAAATCGAATCGAATCCGCTCAGAATTTGCAGAATAGGGTTGTAGTCTTGCATGTAAGCGACGGTGTTCGCTTTGTTGTTGGTTGTTGGAATATCACCATCGACAACCGCTACCTCAGTACCGGTGAGTGTTGGTTCTGCAACCACTTGTTCTCCCAGCAGTGATTGAGGGGCTGAAGGTAAAGTGGTGTCATCGTTATTACATGCAGTAATCGCACAGGCGATCGCCGTCATAGTGAAGAGGCGCGCAGGAGTCATTTTCATCATTGGTCCACGTATCCTTACGAAATAGGAGTAAATCAGTGTAAAAATGTCAGCATTTACGCTGACATTGTCTGACAAAGTGCGGGGAAAAATAGCAATTTGAAATGACGCTAATGTGACTTTGCAGGGAAAGAGTATGTTGTCATGTAAATTTAATTATTTGTTTATATTGAACATTTAAGTTTCACGTTTTTGTCATGATGTTGAGGTGGTTAGAATCAGTGATGTTTGATAAGGGAATCTGGGCTGACGAGTGATAAGCAACTAGGATATTTGCGGGGTTTGACCTGCATGGTCATTCTATAAACAATATCTTAGTAAAAATAGATCACTGAATAGGAGTGATACGATGAAAACATGTATTAAAGGCGTATTGCTGTTGGCCGTTCTATTGTCGATGTCAGGTTGTATTCCAATGCCGGGAATGCCTGGTGGTGGCGGTCCACACTTTGGACATCTAATGCCAACTAACGCACCTTCTATGCCTCATTAGTAGGCAAACTCGTTTATGTTCACACTTTCGTTATACGAAGGTGTGAACGACACACCTCGTTAAAAACACGACTCAACAAAAAGAAATTGCCTACAAGGCGAGCATCTTGCGGTTATTTGGGGTTATAATCTTCTCCATTATGTATAAATAACCAGTAGCCTTAGCCATGATGGATCCTTCTCTTTTACTCGACGGTTTAAATGACAAACAACGCGAAGCGGTAGCTGCTCCACTGGAAAACATGTTGGTGTTAGCTGGCGCGGGTAGTGGTAAAACCCGTGTTTTGGTGCACCGTATCGCATGGTTGTTGTCAGTTGAACAAGCCTCTCCTTTCTCGATTATGTCGGTGACGTTCACCAACAAAGCGGCTGCAGAAATGCGTGGGCGTATTGAAGAGCTGATGCAAGGCAACGCTTCTGGGATGTGGAATGGTACATTCCACGGTATTTGTCACCGTATTCTCCGCGCCCATTACCTTGACGCTAAGTTGCCAGAAGATTTTCAAATCATCGATTCTGAAGACCAGATGCGTTTATTGCGTCGTTTGATTAAAGCGCAGAATCTCGATGAGAAGCAGTGGCCTGCTCGCCAAGTCTCTTGGTGGATTAATGGCAAAAAAGATGAAGGGTTACGCCCATCTCACATCGATGCGTATCATGATCCGGTGACGCAAACTTACCTCAAGATCTACAGCGCTTATCAAGAGGCGTGTGATCGCGCCGGGCTGGTGGATTTTGCCGAAATCCTGTTGCGTTCTTTAGAGTTACTGCGTGATAACAAATTTATTCGCGAACATTACCAAGCGCGCTTCAAACATATCTTGGTGGACGAATTCCAAGATACTAACAACATTCAATATGCTTGGTTGCGTACCATTGCTGGTAAAGATTCCCATGTAATGATTGTCGGTGATGATGATCAGTCTATTTATGGCTGGCGCGGGGCGAAAATCGAAAATATTGAGAAGTTCACCTTAGAGTTTCCAAGCGTCAATACCATTCGTTTGGAGCAAAACTATCGTTCAACCAAAACCATTTTGGAAGCATCGAATACCCTGATTTCCAATAACACGGAACGTATGGGGAAAGAGTTGTGGACGGACGGTACTCAAGGGGAGCCGATCTCAGTTTACTCAGCGTATAACGAACTGGATGAAGCCCGTTTTGTCGTCAATAAAATCAAAGATTGGCAAGATAAAGGGGGAGCACTGCAAGACTCCGCCATTTTGTATCGTAATAACGCCCAGTCGCGTGTGCTTGAAGAAGCCCTAATTCAATCGAATCTCGCGTATCGCATATACGGCGGCATGCGATTCTTCGAGCGCCAAGAAGTGAAAGATGCCCTGAGTTACTTGCGTTTGATGGCTAACCGCCATGATGACACGGCATTTGAGCGTGTGGTGAATACGCCAACACGTGGCTTAGGTGATAAGACGTTAGACACCGTTAGAATGGCGGCTCGCGATCGCGGTTGCACTTTATGGGATGCGAGCGTGGCGTTGCTTAATGAGCAGGTTCTTGCCGGTCGTGCAGCTTCCTCATTAAGTCGCTTTATTGAGCTGATCAATGCACTTGAAGATGACACGGCGGAGTTACCGCTGCACGAGCAGACCAACAAAGCTATTCATGCATCGGGTTTGTACACCATGTACGAACAAGAAAAAGGTGAAAAGTCCAAAGCGCGTATTGAAAACTTGGAAGAGTTGGTGACTGCGACGCGTCAGTTTGAAAAACCGGAAGAAGCTGAAGACATGACCCTGCTGACCGCGTTCTTGACCCACGCAGCGCTTGAAGCGGGTGAAGGTCAGGCGGATGAGTTTGATGATGCGGTGCAGTTAATGACCTTGCACAGTGCAAAAGGTCTAGAGTTTCCACTAGTCTTTATGGTCGGTGTCGAAGAAGGCATGTTCCCAAGTCAAATGTCTGCTGAAGAAGCAGGACGTTTGGAAGAGGAGCGTCGCCTTTGTTATGTAGGCATGACTCGCGCGATGGAAAAACTCTACATTACTTACGCAGAAATGCGCCGTCTGTATGGTCAAGACAAATACCATAAACCGTCGCGCTTTATCCGTGAGTTACCGGAAGAGTGTTTGGATGAAGTGCGCATGAAAGCCCAAGTCAGTCGCCCAGCAACCGGCGGACGATTTAGCCAGACTGCAGTGAAAGAGAACTTTAATGAAACAGGGTTTACTCTAGGTTCTCGCGTTAAACATCCTAAGTTTGGTGAAGGCACTATCATCAATTTTGAAGGCAGTGGTCCACAAAGCCGCGTACAGGTTGCCTTTAATGGTGAAGGGATTAAGTGGTTGGTGACGGCTTACGCCAAATTAGAACGTGTGTAAGCCTATTACGCTAACTAACTGAACAGTGAATAGTCTAAAAACGTCAGTCCTAGTGGCTGGCGTTTTTTATTGCCGTTAGACCACCCTAATCGAGAAGTTCTATCTGATAGTAAATACGAGGCAAAGAAAAACCCCGAGGGCAAAGCCCATCGGGGTTATAGTCTTACTTGCAGCAATCCGGCTACTAAGTTGCTCCCTGCATCAATTCCTTGATAAGTGCGCTGTATTCCGTCAGCTTAATCCTTTCATCGCCTTCCTAGCGGTGTCCTTGTTTGACCTGTCCTGGTCTGCTAACTATCCCAATTAGCTCTCATCACTTGTTCCCTGAGCGGTGTCCCTTTACATCTTCCTGATGTTAAGTCCTTGCCTCGTCCAGAGGTGTTCCATTGTCTTTCCCTAGTAGCTACCATCCTAGTAACTAATGAGTCCATTCAATGTTCCACTTTGCTATCCGTGCCGATCGTTCATCCTGAGCAACCGAATCTTCTTCCTGAAGATGACCAAATCCTTGGTGATTTCCTGTTCCGTGTCAGCATCCTACCGACGAGATTCATCTTACTCAATTCCCTAAAACGAACAACGGCAGTTTGAGAGATTGTTTGATGTGAAATCGAATACATTTAACGTGTTTTTATATTTTTCAGTAACTTATAAAATATAGAGGCAATTAACCCCATGTAAAAAGAGATATTTCCTCACACCTTTGTAAGAGATCTCTCACAAAGGTGTGGGACGATCTGCCATTACTCAGTTATTCACCAATCGAGATACCTTCACGGCGAGGATCGGCAGCGCCTTCCAAACCGTGATCTGTCACACGAATTGCATG is a window of Vibrio porteresiae DSM 19223 DNA encoding:
- a CDS encoding phosphatase PAP2 family protein encodes the protein MMKMTPARLFTMTAIACAITACNNDDTTLPSAPQSLLGEQVVAEPTLTGTEVAVVDGDIPTTNNKANTVAYMQDYNPILQILSGFDSIWYLGDDTWANNGNSALTSVNGIAGVSGGASNSTGIALQLSFANEATLDSTIWQENFDYVASLTRQGQTTADIDRSDKAAMTLAYLDDQRDKGYSLTSGLGPWATEYRTGAGSTSPYSTDSNDNVVINGKTLDVINTTYQNELYDVEGVSSLRTGYGSTSDTDLSSVVTLLNTIAAYGASTEAPKYHFESPRPWRMESDYSVAAFTTASELQTDSCVAADGTTLDETKYYDRPTSAIVTPMKGLLCAARTIYTKNSTTSYSEGYSGATSGVAGTDWVSGRAKDGAFPSGHTTEAFDRGLGFAYAMPERFQEMVARAADLGENRIVAAMHSPLDVIGGRIMGTAVTAATLYDSDNSAIAQAAVEQANAYFTEKMGSDYDSLYDYAHCSTDSTNPCSATDAYSDHSAMKERYRAYLTYGFSKLDEESNDVEVPKGAEVLLASRLPYLSAAQRRAVLATTEIDSNYPVINKSRGWGRINLVDAADGYGKFTGDVELYMDGSQGGFYSFDRWRNDISGAGRLHKTGTGALSLEGDNTYSGGTLLDEGTLVAASANAFGSSTLYQNAGTVKVAITAGSSDSDKGVLNVSDYVMESGTLILDLSKHAQISASGQIKTAGVLNLIVPTLTAAQTYTLLSAGDELSGDFGSVTATDAQGNAYDISVSYTDTSMSVTVSPSAA
- the uvrD gene encoding DNA helicase II is translated as MMDPSLLLDGLNDKQREAVAAPLENMLVLAGAGSGKTRVLVHRIAWLLSVEQASPFSIMSVTFTNKAAAEMRGRIEELMQGNASGMWNGTFHGICHRILRAHYLDAKLPEDFQIIDSEDQMRLLRRLIKAQNLDEKQWPARQVSWWINGKKDEGLRPSHIDAYHDPVTQTYLKIYSAYQEACDRAGLVDFAEILLRSLELLRDNKFIREHYQARFKHILVDEFQDTNNIQYAWLRTIAGKDSHVMIVGDDDQSIYGWRGAKIENIEKFTLEFPSVNTIRLEQNYRSTKTILEASNTLISNNTERMGKELWTDGTQGEPISVYSAYNELDEARFVVNKIKDWQDKGGALQDSAILYRNNAQSRVLEEALIQSNLAYRIYGGMRFFERQEVKDALSYLRLMANRHDDTAFERVVNTPTRGLGDKTLDTVRMAARDRGCTLWDASVALLNEQVLAGRAASSLSRFIELINALEDDTAELPLHEQTNKAIHASGLYTMYEQEKGEKSKARIENLEELVTATRQFEKPEEAEDMTLLTAFLTHAALEAGEGQADEFDDAVQLMTLHSAKGLEFPLVFMVGVEEGMFPSQMSAEEAGRLEEERRLCYVGMTRAMEKLYITYAEMRRLYGQDKYHKPSRFIRELPEECLDEVRMKAQVSRPATGGRFSQTAVKENFNETGFTLGSRVKHPKFGEGTIINFEGSGPQSRVQVAFNGEGIKWLVTAYAKLERV